A segment of the Acidimicrobiales bacterium genome:
GGCGACGGCCGAGCGCGACGGGCAGACGATCGGCGAGGACCGCCGCACCGAGGTCACGGCCGACACGGTGACGATCCCGTCCACGACCGCCTCGACCAGCACGTCCACGACCACCACGACGGTGCCGACCACCTCGACGGTGCCGACCACCACGGCCACGTCGACGACCACCACCACGTCGACGACGACCACCACGGTCAAGCCGACCACGACCACGTCGACGACGACCACCACGGTGAAGCCGACCACGACCACGTCGACGACCACCACGGTGAAGCCCACCACCACGACGCTGGTGGACAACCCTTACGGCACCGAGTTCTTCGCGGTCTCGGCCGGGCTCCAGGGCCGCTTCACGGCGTACCGCGACGCCACCGGGCGGTGGCCGGCCGGGTGGGCCGAGCTCGGCCTGAACCCGGGCTACTGGGCCAAGCCGGTCGGGCTGCTCCGCTACTCGATCGTGTCGACGGGGACCGTGTCGTACCTCACCGTGGTGCCCGACACCGGCTACCGGATCCGGGTCAGGGTGGGCGCCACGAACACCACCATCAGTCCGCCCAACGGGATCGCCTGGGACCCGATCACCGGGAGCTGGTACCGGTTCACGAACGGGGCCGTCGACTTCACCAGGACGGTCGACGCGAGCAACCTCACGATTCGCTGACCCGCCGCCGGGCCTCGGCGACCTCCGCCCCTTGTGCGCACGGGGGCACGGGCGTTCCATGAAGGCATGTTGAGCACGGTCCTGGACGTCTTCCGGCTTCGCCAGTACTTCAACGCCATCACCATGACGCGCGAGGTCGCCGACGGTGTGCGCGCCGACCTCGGCTTCGTCGGCACCGTGCGGCGCGGGCTCGTCCCCCTGCCGGCCGATCCCGCCCCGCCCCCCGGGAACCCGTTCCCGCCCTTCCAGCCGCAGGCCCTCGAGCGCTACCAGGGGCGACGGGTGGGCGTCGCCGCCACCGGCGGGAGCGGCGCCCTCGCGTCCGTGGTGGGCGTGGCCCGGGCCCTGGAGGAGTCGGGCATCCGGCCGGCCGTGTACTCGATGTGCTCGGGCTCGTCCCTGTTCGGGTTCCCCCTCGCGGCTGGCATCCCCGCCGCCGAGGTGGCCGCCTTCACCGTGCGGCTGCGGGCCGAGGACTACGTCGACCCCCAGTGGGCCAAGCTGCTGAGCCTCCCCCTCACCTTGGGCCGCGGGTTCGCGGGCCTGCTGCGGGGGGAGCGGGTCGAGGCCACGTACCGCCGGCTCCTGGGCGACCGCACCCTCGGTGAGCTGGAGGTCCCGTGCTACGCGCCGATCTGGAACATCGAGGAGAACCGGGTGGAGTACCTGGGGCCACGCACCCACCCGGACGTCTCGGTGGCCCGAGCCGTCCGGATGGCCATCGCCCTGCCGCTGTTCCTCGAGCCGGTCGAGCTCGACGGCCGCTCCTGGAGCGACGGGGGCATCGTCGACATCTTCCCGGTGCACCCGGTGCTCGACCTGGAGGAGCGCTGCGACGTGGTGGTCGGGATCAACGGGTTCTACCCGCCCGGCTTCGTCGGCGAGGACGCCTCCGGCTGGCACGAGCGGCGGTTCTCGATCCTGCACGTGGCCAGCCAGGTCCGCACCTCGCAGCAGGTCGAGCTGGCCCGCGAGAACCTGGGCCGGCTGCGGCGCGAGACCGAGCTGATCATGATCGAACCGGTGCCCTACGAGACGGTGCGGGGCGTCGGGTTCTACGAGCAGTTCCTCGACACCTCCGAGTGGCCCGGCTTCATGCGGGCCGGCCGGGAGCACGCGCTGGCCGGGCTGCGGTCGGCCCTGGCCATCGAGGAGGTCGCGGCCGACCTGGCCTCCTAGCGGCGCGCTGGCCTCCTAGCGGCGCGTCGCCCCCTACCATCCCGGCCATGGGGCTCCCCGAGCACGGCATGACGGCGGCGCAGGTGATCGAGGCGCTCCGGGCCAAGCGGGCCGACGACGCCCGCTGGCAGGACGGCCGGACGTTCGGGATGGTCTACGACGGCGGGCCCGGGGTGCACCAGGTGGCCGAGGCCGCGGCCGTGATGTTCCTCCACGAGAACGCCCTGAACACCCGGGCGTTCCCGAGCCTCGGCCAGATCCAGAGCGAGGTGGTGGGCGCCGTCGCCGAGCTCACCCACGGTGCACCCGAGGCGGCCGGCTTCATGACGTCCGGCGGCACCGAGAGCATCCTGGTGTCCGTGAAGGCGGCCCGCGAGCGGGGCCTGGCCGAGCGCGGCGTCGATCGGCCCAACATGGTGATCCCGGCCTCGGCCCACGCCGCGTTCCACAAGGGCGCGCACTACTTCGGGGTCGAGGTGCGCAAGATCGACGTGCGCGACGACTGGCGGGCCGACGTCGACGCCACCGCCGACGCGGTCGACGCCGACACCGTGCTCGTCGTGGGGTCGGCGCCGCAGTACCCGCAGGGGGTGATCGACCCGATCCCCGAGCTGGCCGCCATCGCCGCCGACGTGGGTGCGAGCTTCCACACCGACGCCTGCATGGGCGGCTTCGTGCTGCCCTTCATGGAGCTGCTGGGCGAAGACGTGCCCCCGTGGGACTTCCGCGTCCCGGGCGTCACCACCATCTCGGCCGACATCCACAAGCTGGGCTACGCCCCCAAGGGCGCCTCCGTGGTCCTCCACCGCACCAGGGAGCTCCGCCGCTACCAGACGTTCGTGTTCGACGACTGGCTGGGCGGCTTCTACGCGTCGCCCGGCATCCAGGGCACCCGTCCGGGGCTGCCGATGGCCACGGCGTGGGCCGTCATGCACCACCTCGGCATCGACGGCTACACGCGCCTCACCCGGATCGCCGTCAGCACGGCCCGCCGGCTGGTGGAGGGGGTGCGGGCCATCCCGGGCCTCACCGTGCTGGGCGAGCCCGAGGCGCACCTGGCGGCCATCTCGGTGGCGCCGGGCTGGGAGGGCCGCCTCGACGTGTTCGCGGTGGGTGACGCGCTCCAGCGGCGGGGCTGGTTCCTCGACCGCCAGTCCCCACCCGACACCCTCCACGCCACCGTCAGCGCCGGCAACGCCCCCGTGATCGAGGAGTACCTGGTGGACCTGCGGTCGTCGGTCGAGGAGGTGCTGGGCGAGCGCCTCGACGACCGGTCCACGAGCTACGCGACCCTGGAGTAGCCGCGAGCCACAGGGGCATCAGGGGGGCGTGCGGGGGCTCGTGTCGCCCGGCGTCCCGGGCTGGGCGATCATGCGAGGGCCATGGCCGCGCCCTTCCACGCCGGCAGGCTCCTCGTGGCCCTGCCGATGCTCGACGACCCCAACTTCGATCGCACCGTCGTGCTGCTGCTGGAGCACGGGCCGGAAGGGGCGCTGGGGGTGGTGCTCAACCGCCCCACCGACGTGAGCCTGGCCCGCGAGCTGCCCGAGTGGGAGCCGCTCGCCGGGGGCCACGGGGTGTTCTTCGTGGGCGGCCCGGTCGCGCCGGGCACGGCCATCGCGCTCGGTCGGGTCGACCCGGCCGAGGTGCCCGACGGCGAGGGCGACGGCTGGCGGCCCGTCCTGGGGCCGTTGGGCACCGTCGACCTGGGCCGCCACCCGACCTCCATCAGACCCGAGCCGCGACAGGTGCGGGTGTTCGCGGGCTACTCGGGCTGGTCGGCCGGCCAGCTCGAGGGCGAGGTGGACGACGGTGCGTGGCTGGTCCTCGACGCCGAGCCGGCCGACGCGCTCACCGCCGATCCGGAGGGCCTCTGGCACGCGGTGCTCCGGCGGCAGCCGGGCCGGACCGGCTGGCTGGGCAACTTCCCGCCCGACCCGTCGGTGAACTGACGCTCTACGGTGGCGGCCATGGACGCCTCAACCGTGATCGTCAGGGGCGAGGCCACGGCCCGAGCCCGCCCCGACCGGGTGCACCTGGCCGTGGTGGTGCGGGCCCTCGAAGCCGATCCCGACGCCGCCCTGGAGGAGGCCAGCCGCCGCCTGGCGGCGGTGCAGGAGGTGCTCGACGGCGAGGGCGTGGCGCCCGCGGACCGGGTCACCGAGTCGGTGAGCCTGGCCGAGGAGCGGGAGTGGGTGAAGGATCGCCTGGTGCACCGGGGGTGGGCGGCCAGCGCTCGCACGGCCGTGGCGCTGCCCGACGCGACCGGGATCGGGCGGATCCTGCGCCGCGCCGTTCAGGTGTCGGGCGCGGAGGTGCAGGGGCCGTGGTGGTGGGTGGCTCCCGACAACCCGGCCCGGCTCGAGGCGTGCGGAGCAGCCGCGGCCGAGGCTCGACGCAAGGCGCAGGCGTACGCGGAGGCGCTGGGCGTGCGGCTCGGCGCGGTGGTGGCCGTGGCCGAGCCGGGCCTGGGCAACCGGCCGACCCCCCAGGCCGACACCGGGCCGGCCGTGCGGATGATGGCCAAGGCGGCCGCGCCGGCCGAGCCGGTCGTCGAGGCCGGCGACCTCACCGTGGCCGCCGCCGTCGAGGTCACGTTCCGGCTGGAGCCGTGAGCACCGTGCCCGCCGACGAGCTGGCCCACCTGGGCGCGGGCGAGCTGGCCCACCGCATCCGCCACCGCGAGCTGTCGAGCCGCGAGGTCACCCTGGCGATGCTCGACCGGATCGGCCGCCTCGACGGCCCGATCAACGCGGTGGTCACCGTCGACGTGGAGCGGGCCATGGCCGAGGCCACCGCGGCCGACGCCGCCGTGGCCGGTCACGCCGAGCTCGGCCCCCTGCACGGCGTCCCGCTCACGGTGAAGGACTCGTTCCAGACCGCAGGCATGCGCACCACCAGCGGCGCGCCCCAGCTGGCCGAGCTGGTGCCGGACGCCGACGCCGACTGCGTGGCCCGCCTGCGTGCCGCCGGGGCGGTGGTCGTGGGGAAGACGAACCTGCCGATCTGGGCCGGTGACGCCCAGACGTACAACGAGGTGTTCGGCACCACCAACAACCCGTGGGACCTCCGCCGCACCCCCGGGGGCTCGTCGGGGGGATCGGCCGCGGCCCTGGCCGTTGGACTCACGCCCCTCGAGGTGGGCAGCGACATCGGTGGCTCGATCCGCATCCCGGCGTCGTACTGCGGGGTCCTCGGTCACAAGCCGTCGTACGGCGTGGTGTCGGGTCGCGGGCAGATCCCGGGCCCGCCCGGCACCCTCACCCAGGCCGACATCGCGGTCGTCGGGCCGATGGCCCGCTCGGTCGACGACCTCGAGCTCGGCCTGCACGTGCTGGCCGGGCCCGACGACTGGCAGGCCACGGCCTGGCGGCTCGAGCTCCCGCTGGCCCGCCGGCGCGACGCCAAGGGCCTGCGCGTGGCGGTGTGGGCCGACGACCCGGCCTGCCCCGTGAGCGCGGCGGTGCGCGACGCGATCGAGCGGGTGGCAGCCGCGCTGGAGGGGGCCGGCGCCACCGTCGACACGGAGGCCCGCCCGGCCTTCACGATGGCCAAGGCGGTCGACACCTTCGAGCGGCTCCTCTCGGCCGCGCTCGCCGGTGGTCTCGCGCCGGCGGAGGTGGAGGCGGTGGCGGCCACCGTGGCCGCCGGAGGCGAGCCCGAGGGTGGCCTGGGCGTGGCGCACGTCGCCCAGCGCCACCGGGCGTGGCTGTCCGCCAACGAGCGGCGCCTGCAGCTCCGCCGGCGCTGGCGCGAGTTCTTCGCCGAGTGGGACGTGGTGCTGGCCCCCATCACCCCCACCACCGCCATCCCGCACGACCACGGCGAGCCGCTCACCGCCCGCCGCATCGTCGTCGACGGCGTCGAGCGGCCCTACATCGACCAGACCTCGTGGCCGGGCCTGGTGGGGGTGGCCTACCTGCCGGCCACGGCGGTGCCGGTCGGCCTCGACCACCAGGGGCTCCCCGTCGGGATGCAGATCGTGGGCCCGTACCTCGAGGACCGCACCCCCCTGGCCGTGGCCCGCGTGGTGGGCGGCCTGGTCGGCGGCTTCCGCCCGCCCGGCTCCGCGCCCCCTCAGCCCGCGGGCTGAGCCCGGGGCTCCCGCCACATCGGGCGGATCACCGGACCCCCGTGCGGCAGCGGGACCTCGGCGGTCACGGCGAACCCGAGCCGCTCGTAGAAGGGCACGTTGCGGGCGCTCGACGACTCGAGGTAAGCGGGCAGCCCCTCCGCGTCGCACACGTCGAGCACCCGCCGCAGCAGCACCTCGCCCACGCCCCGTCCCCGCGCCTCGGGCACCACGCCCACGTGGCTGAGGTAGAAGTGCCCGTCGGGCGGGTGGTGCTCGGCGATGGCCAGCAGCCCCTCCCACACCGTGTCGGCGCGGGCGCCGTCGGCCCCTCGCACGACCTCGTCGAGCTGCTCACCGGTCCGGCGGTCGTAGAACTCGACGTCGGGCGGCGACCACAGCGCCGCGCCCAGGGTCCCGGTCGCGGCGACGGCGGCGTGGGCGTGGCCGCGCCGTCGGGCCGCCTCCACCACCACCGCCATCCACGCCCGGACGGGGCCCTCCCGGTTGCCCGGGTCGGCGAACACCCACGTCAGGAGCGGGTCGTCGGCGAAGGCCCGCCCCAGCGCGGCGGCCACCTCGGCCGCGGAGGCTGCCCGCACCAGACGGGTGGGGGAGCTCACGCGGCCGCTACGAGCGAGGGCAGCGGTACTTCTGGACGGAGCCGTCCGGGCTGATGGCGAACGGGAACTCGCCCTCCGGGATGGTCTGCAGGTACATGAGCGTGTCGCCCACCAGCGCGCACGCCCGGTACTCGCCCGGCACCCGGTCGTCGTCGGGGGTGAGCCCGTGGCCGCCCATCCACGCCTGCACGTGCTCGGCCATGTCGGGCTGGGTCGAGAAGAAGAGGATCTTGTCGACCATCTCGTCGAGCACGTCGGACGTGACGGTGATGATCTCGACGTGCTCCACCGGCTACTCCTGCACCAGCTCGATCAGGGTGCCGAAGGCGCCCTTGGGGTGGACGAAGGCCACGGTGGTCCCCCGCGACCCGGGCCGGGGCTGCTGGTCGATCACCTGGCCGCCCGCGTCCTTCACCGCCTGGAGGGCCACGCCGCAGTCGGCGACCCGGTAGCCGACGTGGTGCAGGCCCTCGCCCCGCTTCTCCAGCGACTTGGCCACGGGGGAGTCGTCGCGGGTGGGCGTGAGCAGCTGGATGTAGCTGTCGGCCACCCGGAGGAGGGCCTCCTCGACGCCGTCGCTCTCGACGATCTCCCGGTGCTCGACGGTGGCGCCGAACACCTCGCGGTAGTAGTCGATCGCGGCCTCGAGGTCGCGCACGGCGATGGCCACGTGGTCGATCTCGGTGAGCAGGCCCGGGTCGGCGCCCTGCCCACTGGTCTGCTGGACGACGGACATCAGTCGAACCTCCGGAAGAGCGTGATCTTGTCCTCGCCGACCTTGTCGCGCAGCTCGGGGTCGGCCACGCCGAGGCCCTCGCGGGGAGCGAGGCACAGCACCCCGATCTTGCCCTCGTGCAGGTTGTGGTGCAGCTGGTAGGCCGCCTCGCCCACGTCGTCGAGCGGGAACACCGTCGACAGGATCGGCTGGATCTTGCCCTCGCACACCAGCTGGTTGGCGGCCCAGGCCTCGCGGTAGTTGGCGAAGTGGCTGCCGATGATCGACTTGAGGTGCATCCACAGGTAGCGGTTGTCGAACTCGAGCATGAACCCCGAGGTGGCCGCGCAGGTGACGATCTTGCCGCCCCGCCGGGCCACGAACACCGAGGCGCCGAAGGTCTGGCGGCCGGGGTGCTCGAACACGATGTCGGGGTCGCGGCCGACGAGGTCGCGGATGCGCTTGCCGAAGCGACGCCACTCGCCCGGGTCCTGGGTCTGCTCGTCGGACCAGAAGCGGAAGCCCTCGGCCTTGCGGTCGATCACCGCCTCCACGCCCATGGCGTCCATCAGCTCGACCTTGCGCGGCGACGAGACCACCGCCACCGGGATGGCGCCACCGTTCAGCGCGTACTGCACCGCGTAGCCGCCCAGGCCGCCGCCGGCGCCCCAGATGAGCACCACGTCGCCCTGGGTGAGGGGCGCGCCGTTGGGGCTCACGATCATCCGGTACGTGGTGGAGTTGGTGAGGGCGTTGCAGGCCGCCTCCTCCCAGGTGAGGTGGGTGGGCTTGGGCATGAGCTGGTTGGCCTTCACCACGGCCAGGTCGGCCAGGCCGCCGAAGTTGGTCTCGTAGCCCCAGATCACCTCGTTGGGCGCGAGCATCGAGTCGTCGTGGGCGCCGGGGTCCTGGTCGTCGACGTAGTTGCAGTGCACCGTCACCCGGTCGCCGGGCTTCCAGTTGCGCACCGCCGAGCCCACGCGGACCACCACGCCCGAGGCGTCGGAGCCGATCACGTGGTACGGCAGGTCGTGGCGCTTGTGCCACTCGCTCCATCGGCCCACGCGGGCCAGGGCCCGGAACGTGGAGATCGGCTCGAAGATCGACGACCACACCGTGTTGAAGTTGATGGCGCTGGCCATCACCGCCACCACGGCCTCGTCGGGGGCGAGCTCGGGCAGCGGCACCTCGTCCACGTGGAGGCTCTGGCGGGGGTCCTTGTCGGCGGAGGGCACCCCGTCGAACATCGTCTCCTCGTCCTTGCGGACCACGGCCGCTCGGTAGGACTCGGGGAGGGGGAGGGCGGCGATCTCGTCGCCCGTGGCACCGGACGTGATGGCTTCGAGGAGCTCCTGCATGGGTGCAGGTTACCGACTGGTCACTTCGGCGCTCCAGACGGCACACTGGAGGGCAGGGTCAGCCGGAACGCGGCAGGTCAACGGAGACCAGGGAGGGTCCGAACATGGCCGGAACCGTCATCGTCGGTGGGGCGCGCACCCCGATCGGCAAGCTCTCGGGTGCGCTGGCGTCGTTCACCGCCATGGACCTCGGCGGGTTCGCCATCAAGGCCGCCCTCGAGCGGGCCGGCGTCAGCGCCGACCAGGTCGACTACGTCTACATGGGCCACGTGCTGCAGGCGGGGCAGGGCCAGATGACGGCGCGCCAGGCGGCCGTCAAGGCCGGGGTGCCCATGAGCGTGCCGGCCACCACCATCAACAAGGTCTGCCTCTCCGGGGCCAACGCCATCCTCATGGCCGACCTGCTGATCAACGCCGGCATGGCCGACGTGGTCGTCGCCGGGGGCATGGAGAGCATGACGAACGCGCCCTACCTGCTCCCGGGCGCCCGGGCGGGCTACCGGATGGGCAACGGCGACCTGGTCGACTCGATGATCTGGGACGGCCTGTGGTGCGCCTTCGACGCGTGCCACATGGGCACGGGCACCGAGCAGTACAACGAGGCGCGGGGCATCAGCCGTGAGCGCCAGGACGACCTGGCGGCCAAGAGCCACGAGCGGGCCGCCGCCGCCATCAAGGACGGCAGGTTCACCGACGAGATCGTCCCGGTCGAGGTTCCCCAGCGCAAGGGCGACCCGCTCCTCGTCGACACCGACGAGGGTGTGCGTCCCGGCACCACGATGGAGAGCCTCGCCAGCCTCCGCCCGGCGTTCGGCAAGACGGGCACGATCACGGCCGGCAACGCCTCGCAGATCTCCGACGGCGCCTCGGCCGTGGTGGTCACCTCCAAGGCGGCGGCCGACCGCCTCGGCTTGAGCCCGATGGCCGAGGTGGTGGGCTACGGCCAGGCGGCGGGCCCCGACGCCTCGCTGCTCAGCCAGCCGGCCAATGCCATCAAGCAGGCCCTCGACCGGGCCGGCCTGTCGGTGTCCGACGTCGACCTGTTCGAGCTCAACGAGGCGTTCGCCACCGTCGGCGTCGCCTCCATGGACGACCTGGGCATCACCGACGACGTCGTCAACGTGAACGGCGGGGCCATCGCGCTCGGCCACCCGATCGGCATGTCGGGCAACCGCCTCGCCCTCACCATGATCCACGAGCTGCGCCGTCGTGGCGGCGGGCTCGGCGCGGCCGCCCTCTGCGGCGGTGGCGGCCAGGGCGACGCCATCCTGATCCGCACGCTGTAGCACCGGGCCGGCAGGCACGAGCGGGGGGCGCCCGGCGCGGGTGCCGGGCGCCCCCCCTCGCGCCCGACGCCGGTCGTTCTCTGGCGGGTCCACCACCCCCACGGTTGTCGAACGGGCAGAGAACCCGGACAGCGCCGTGCGCCGTCAGCCGTCGACGTCGCGCCGGCCCTCGAGGGCCCGGCCGAGGGTGAGCTCGTCGGCGTACTCGAGGTCGCCGCCCACGGGCAGGCCGCTCGCGATCCGCGTGACCCGCAGGCCGAGGGGCTTGAGCAGGCGGGCCAGGTACATCGCGGTGGCCTCGCCCTCGATGTTGGGGTTGGTGCACAGGATCACCTCGGCCACGCCCTCGGGCTCGAGCCGCGCCAGCAGCTCCCGCACGCGCAGCTGCTCCGGCCCGACGCCCTCGATGGGGCTGATCGCCCCCTGCAGCACGTGGTAGCGGCCCCGGAACTCCTGGGTCTTCTCCACCGCCACGATGTCGCGGGGCTCCTCGACCACGCAGAGCACCGTGGGGTCGCGACGCGGGTCGGCGCAGAGCTCGCACTCCTCGCCCTCGGACACGTTGAAGCAGCGCCGGCAGAAGGTGACGCGGTCCTTCACCTCGACGATCGCCGTGGCCAGCCGCAGGGCGTCGTCGCGCGACAGCTTCAAGAGGTAGAAGGCGATCCGCTGGGCCGACTTCGGTCCCACGCCCGGCAGCCGGCCGAGCTCGTCGATCAGGTCCTGGACGGGGGCGGCGTACACGGGCCGGGCTCAGCCGCCCTGGCCGAGGAGCCCGCCCAGCCCGCCGAGGTCGAGCTCGCCCATGGCCGAGCGCTGCAGCTCCTGGACGCGGGCCATGGTGTCGTGGAGGGCGGCCAGCACCAGGTCCTCGAGCATGCCGACGTCGTCGGGGTCGACCACCTGGGGATCGATGTGCACCGCGGTGAACACCCCGCCGCCGCTCGCGGTGATCTTCACCATCCCACCGCCGGCGTGGCCCTCCACCTCCTCCTCGGCCGCCGCGGCCTGGGCCGCGAGCAGCTGCTCCTGCATCTGGTTGGCCTGCCGCAGCAGGTCGCCGAAGTCGGCCATGGTGTCCTCCTCGGGATCAGGCGTCGTCGACCAGCTCGGCCCCGGGGAACGCCTGCGTGAGGCGCTCCACACCCGAGCGGGGGGCGGCGTCGGCGGGCGCGTCGACCAGCTCGTCGGGGTCGACGGCCTCGTCGTCGATGGGGGGCGGGGCATCGGCCCGCGACGATGCGTCGGCCGGTGCCGCGGTGGTGCCGTCGTCGACCACGAGCCGCAGCCCGACGGGGCGTCCGAAGCGGGCGCCCAGCGTGGTGGCCACCTCGGCGCGGTAGGCCTCGGCCTTCTGGCAGTGGATGGCGTTGGGCAGCGCAAAGGCCACACCGGTCGTCGTCTCGACGAAACGTCCCGCGCTGTAGAGGGCCTTGATCCGGGGGGGAAGGCCGGGCAGGACGGTGTCGGCCCACGCCAGGGTGAGCTCGTCGCGGGACGGTTCGCCGGCGGCCGGGTCCGGAACCGGGGCCCGGGTCGGGGTCGGGGTCGGGGTCGGGGTCGGGCGCGCTGCCGCCGGAGTTGCCGGGGTCGGGGTCGGGGTCGGGGCGGGCGGGGAGGGGGCCCGCCGGTGGGCGCCCAGCGCGGCGCGGGCTTGCGACACCCCGCTGGCCGCTGGCGCGGCCGGCTCGGCGGGGCCGGGTCGCGGCGCCACCTCGGCCGCGGGGGCCTCGGCCGTCGGCGCCTTGCCGGCGGGCGCCCCGGCCCGCGGCGCGGGCGGCGGGGCGCCGCCACCGGCCTGCGCTCGCTCCAGCCGCTCGATGCGCTGGAGCAGGGCGCCGGGGCTGGTGTCGGCGTCGGGTCGGGTGAGGCGCACCAGGGCCACGTCGAGCAGCACGCGGGGGTCGGGCGCATGACGGATCTCGAGGAGCACCTGGCCCAGCACCTCGAGGGCCCGCACGGTGGTGGCCGGGGTGAGCCGGCGGGCCTGCTCGGCCGCCTGGCTGCGCTGGCGGTCGGGCAGCTCGACCACCTCGGGTGCCAGGGCCATGAGGAACACGTCGCGAAGGTGCCCGACGAGGGCCTCGGTGAGTGTGCGGGCGTCGCGGCCGGCCGCCGTGGCCCGCGCCACCGCGGCCAGCGCCGCCGCGGTGTCGGCCTCGGCGAGGGCCTCGACCAGCTCGTCGAGGGGCGCCCCCTGGTCGGGCAGCCCGCCGGCCGCCACCACCCGGTCGAGCGCCGAGAGCGTGTCGCGCGCCGAGCCCGCGCCGGCCGTCACCACCCAGTCCACGGCGTCGGGCGGCAGGCCGAGACCGGCGTCGGCCGCCACGTGGCGGACGTGGTCGGCGAGCACCTCGGCCGGGAGGAGCCGGAACTCGAGGTGCTGGGTGCGGCTCCGGATCGTCGGGAGCACCTTCTGGGGGTCGGTCGTCGCCAGCACGAACACCACGTGCGGCGGCGGCTCCTCCAGGGTCTTCAGCAGGGCGTTCGACGCCGGCTTCGACAGCATGTGGACCTCGTCGAGCACGTACACCTTCGTCCGCCCCGGGTTGCCCAGCGAGGCGCGGGCCGAGAGGTCGCGGATCCCCTCCACGCTGTTGTTGGACGCGGCGTCCAGCTCGAACACGTCGGGCGAGGTGCCGTCGGTGATCGCCACGCACGAGTCGCAGACGCCGCAGGGCTCGCCGTCGCGCAGGTCGGTGCAGTTGAGCGCCTTGGCCAGGATGCGCGCCGTCGAGGTCTTGCCCGTGCCGCGCGGCCCGCTGAACAGGTAGGCGTGGCCGACCCGCTCGTCGCGCACCGCGTTCTTGAGCGCCAGCACGACGTGCTCCTGCCCGAGGAGCTGGTCGAAGCGCTGGGGCCGGTAGCGGCGGTAGAGGGAGGTGTACGACACCGGGGGCGAGCCTACCGGCGGGGTGGGTCGGCCCCCGGCGGCCCGGAGCCTCAGGCGCTGGCCGGGTGGTGCAGCTCCCGGCGCACGTGCCCGCGCGCGTGGGCGACGGCGCCGTCGAGGTCGCTGAACACGTGCCGTTCGTGGGCGAGGTGGTCCAGCGCCCCGACGGCGCCGAGCGTGCGGAGCTGCTCGTCGCTCGCCCCCTTGACGAGGACGGTGATCCCCCGGGCCTCGAGCTCGGCGACGATCTCCCCGAGGGCCTGCGCGCCGGTGGCGTCGAGCACCGAGACGTCGGGGAAGCGGAGGATCACGACCTTCACGTCGCTCACTGCGGTGATCTCTGTCAAGAAGCGCTGGGCCGCGCCGAAGAAGAGGGCGCCGTCGAGTCGGTAGGTGAGGATGTGCTCGTGGAGGAGGTCGTGCTCGACGTCGGCGTCGATCTCGGGCGTGATCGGCTCGGGGCGGGCGGCGGCGCTGCGGGCCACGGCTCGTAGGGCGAGCACGGCGGCCACGGCCACGCCGACCTCGACGGCCAGGATGAGATCGAACGCGATGGTGACCAGGGTGGTCACGGTGA
Coding sequences within it:
- the mce gene encoding methylmalonyl-CoA epimerase, whose amino-acid sequence is MSVVQQTSGQGADPGLLTEIDHVAIAVRDLEAAIDYYREVFGATVEHREIVESDGVEEALLRVADSYIQLLTPTRDDSPVAKSLEKRGEGLHHVGYRVADCGVALQAVKDAGGQVIDQQPRPGSRGTTVAFVHPKGAFGTLIELVQE
- a CDS encoding GNAT family N-acetyltransferase; protein product: MSSPTRLVRAASAAEVAAALGRAFADDPLLTWVFADPGNREGPVRAWMAVVVEAARRRGHAHAAVAATGTLGAALWSPPDVEFYDRRTGEQLDEVVRGADGARADTVWEGLLAIAEHHPPDGHFYLSHVGVVPEARGRGVGEVLLRRVLDVCDAEGLPAYLESSSARNVPFYERLGFAVTAEVPLPHGGPVIRPMWREPRAQPAG
- a CDS encoding SIMPL domain-containing protein; the protein is MDASTVIVRGEATARARPDRVHLAVVVRALEADPDAALEEASRRLAAVQEVLDGEGVAPADRVTESVSLAEEREWVKDRLVHRGWAASARTAVALPDATGIGRILRRAVQVSGAEVQGPWWWVAPDNPARLEACGAAAAEARRKAQAYAEALGVRLGAVVAVAEPGLGNRPTPQADTGPAVRMMAKAAAPAEPVVEAGDLTVAAAVEVTFRLEP
- a CDS encoding patatin-like phospholipase family protein, whose amino-acid sequence is MLSTVLDVFRLRQYFNAITMTREVADGVRADLGFVGTVRRGLVPLPADPAPPPGNPFPPFQPQALERYQGRRVGVAATGGSGALASVVGVARALEESGIRPAVYSMCSGSSLFGFPLAAGIPAAEVAAFTVRLRAEDYVDPQWAKLLSLPLTLGRGFAGLLRGERVEATYRRLLGDRTLGELEVPCYAPIWNIEENRVEYLGPRTHPDVSVARAVRMAIALPLFLEPVELDGRSWSDGGIVDIFPVHPVLDLEERCDVVVGINGFYPPGFVGEDASGWHERRFSILHVASQVRTSQQVELARENLGRLRRETELIMIEPVPYETVRGVGFYEQFLDTSEWPGFMRAGREHALAGLRSALAIEEVAADLAS
- a CDS encoding YqgE/AlgH family protein: MAAPFHAGRLLVALPMLDDPNFDRTVVLLLEHGPEGALGVVLNRPTDVSLARELPEWEPLAGGHGVFFVGGPVAPGTAIALGRVDPAEVPDGEGDGWRPVLGPLGTVDLGRHPTSIRPEPRQVRVFAGYSGWSAGQLEGEVDDGAWLVLDAEPADALTADPEGLWHAVLRRQPGRTGWLGNFPPDPSVN
- a CDS encoding amidase gives rise to the protein MPADELAHLGAGELAHRIRHRELSSREVTLAMLDRIGRLDGPINAVVTVDVERAMAEATAADAAVAGHAELGPLHGVPLTVKDSFQTAGMRTTSGAPQLAELVPDADADCVARLRAAGAVVVGKTNLPIWAGDAQTYNEVFGTTNNPWDLRRTPGGSSGGSAAALAVGLTPLEVGSDIGGSIRIPASYCGVLGHKPSYGVVSGRGQIPGPPGTLTQADIAVVGPMARSVDDLELGLHVLAGPDDWQATAWRLELPLARRRDAKGLRVAVWADDPACPVSAAVRDAIERVAAALEGAGATVDTEARPAFTMAKAVDTFERLLSAALAGGLAPAEVEAVAATVAAGGEPEGGLGVAHVAQRHRAWLSANERRLQLRRRWREFFAEWDVVLAPITPTTAIPHDHGEPLTARRIVVDGVERPYIDQTSWPGLVGVAYLPATAVPVGLDHQGLPVGMQIVGPYLEDRTPLAVARVVGGLVGGFRPPGSAPPQPAG
- a CDS encoding aspartate aminotransferase family protein codes for the protein MGLPEHGMTAAQVIEALRAKRADDARWQDGRTFGMVYDGGPGVHQVAEAAAVMFLHENALNTRAFPSLGQIQSEVVGAVAELTHGAPEAAGFMTSGGTESILVSVKAARERGLAERGVDRPNMVIPASAHAAFHKGAHYFGVEVRKIDVRDDWRADVDATADAVDADTVLVVGSAPQYPQGVIDPIPELAAIAADVGASFHTDACMGGFVLPFMELLGEDVPPWDFRVPGVTTISADIHKLGYAPKGASVVLHRTRELRRYQTFVFDDWLGGFYASPGIQGTRPGLPMATAWAVMHHLGIDGYTRLTRIAVSTARRLVEGVRAIPGLTVLGEPEAHLAAISVAPGWEGRLDVFAVGDALQRRGWFLDRQSPPDTLHATVSAGNAPVIEEYLVDLRSSVEEVLGERLDDRSTSYATLE